From a single Pseudomonas serboccidentalis genomic region:
- a CDS encoding polysaccharide biosynthesis/export family protein: MFSPGQYLSTSDITRQGASESSRVELIPITPKLISTTRATQKRQSVPAELLATPAEYRIGSNDVLYITVWDHPELTAPSGAQQQIDANGRLVRSDGTLYYPFIKEVQAAGKTIQQLRADIETRLSAFIAEPQVDVAVLRFASQKVVVSGAVAKAGPQPISTNPLSVVEALGSAGIDTNNADLSGLLLTRNGRVYPLNLDSLNQQDSELQYVYLKGGDQLYLPYNDNKRIYVMGEVNQPRALSFKTATMNLSDVLGSVGGLSQTTSSGNAVYVIRGVENLDVEPAKIYQLEAQSPTAMALASHFEVRPQDVVYVGPANVTRWNRFISQLVPSASIVGTGASAAKNWSEFSNNSK; encoded by the coding sequence ATGTTTTCCCCGGGCCAATACCTGAGCACCAGTGACATCACGCGCCAGGGCGCCAGTGAAAGCAGTCGGGTCGAGCTGATCCCGATCACGCCCAAGCTGATCTCGACGACGCGCGCCACGCAAAAGCGTCAGTCGGTGCCGGCGGAACTGTTGGCAACGCCAGCCGAATACCGCATCGGCAGCAACGACGTGCTGTACATCACAGTCTGGGATCACCCGGAGCTGACCGCGCCATCGGGGGCACAACAGCAGATCGACGCCAACGGTCGTCTGGTGCGCTCCGATGGCACGCTGTACTACCCGTTCATCAAGGAAGTGCAGGCCGCCGGCAAAACCATCCAGCAACTGCGGGCGGACATCGAAACGCGTCTGTCGGCGTTCATCGCCGAGCCGCAGGTGGATGTCGCGGTGCTGCGTTTCGCCAGTCAGAAAGTGGTGGTCTCGGGGGCCGTGGCCAAGGCCGGTCCACAGCCGATTTCCACCAACCCGCTGAGCGTGGTCGAAGCCCTCGGATCGGCCGGTATCGACACCAACAATGCCGATTTGTCCGGCCTGCTGCTGACCCGCAATGGCCGGGTGTATCCGCTCAATCTGGATTCGCTCAACCAGCAGGATTCCGAGCTGCAGTATGTCTACCTCAAGGGGGGCGACCAGCTGTACCTGCCGTACAACGACAACAAGCGCATCTACGTCATGGGGGAAGTCAATCAGCCCCGTGCGCTGAGCTTCAAGACCGCGACCATGAACCTGTCCGATGTGCTCGGTTCGGTCGGTGGCCTGAGCCAGACCACCTCCAGCGGCAATGCGGTGTACGTCATTCGCGGGGTGGAAAACCTCGATGTCGAGCCAGCGAAGATCTATCAACTGGAAGCCCAGTCGCCGACCGCCATGGCGCTCGCTTCGCATTTCGAGGTACGCCCGCAGGATGTGGTCTATGTCGGCCCGGCCAACGTGACGCGCTGGAACCGCTTCATCAGCCAACTGGTGCCGTCGGCATCGATTGTCGGGACCGGTGCTTCCGCTGCGAAGAACTGGAGCGAATTCAGTAACAACAGCAAATAA
- the galE gene encoding UDP-glucose 4-epimerase GalE gives MKILVTGGAGYIGSHTTLALLEAGYEVVVLDNLCNSSEAALHAVEGICGKSAWMIRGDVCDRALLDRIFREHNIDAVLHFAGLKAVGESVRKPLEYYETNVSGSINLCQAMAAAGVFRLVFSSSATVYGEPEQMPIREDFPTGNPTNPYGQSKLIVENVLRDLSQAEPRWSIALLRYFNPIGAHHSGHMGEDPNGIPNNLVPYISQVAVGSLQELSIFGNDYPTVDGTGVRDYIHVVDLADGHLKALQSISERTGIHTWNLGTGDGYSVLQVLHAFEQACGQPVPYRMMPRRSGDIAESWADASKAAKELGWKATRNLQDMVTDTWRWQSNHPRGYLE, from the coding sequence ATGAAGATTCTGGTAACGGGTGGCGCTGGCTATATCGGCTCGCACACCACACTTGCGCTGCTTGAAGCAGGTTATGAAGTTGTTGTACTGGATAATCTTTGCAACAGCAGCGAAGCAGCGTTGCATGCCGTTGAAGGCATCTGTGGCAAGAGTGCCTGGATGATCCGCGGCGATGTCTGTGACCGGGCACTGCTCGACCGGATTTTCCGCGAGCACAACATCGATGCCGTTCTGCATTTTGCCGGGCTCAAGGCCGTTGGCGAGAGCGTGCGCAAGCCGCTCGAATACTACGAGACCAACGTCAGCGGCAGCATTAATCTGTGTCAGGCGATGGCGGCGGCGGGGGTGTTCCGTCTGGTGTTCAGCTCGTCGGCCACGGTCTATGGCGAGCCTGAGCAAATGCCGATTCGCGAGGATTTCCCCACCGGCAATCCGACCAACCCTTACGGCCAGTCCAAGCTGATCGTCGAGAACGTGCTGCGTGACCTGAGTCAGGCCGAGCCGCGCTGGAGCATCGCCTTGCTGCGCTACTTCAACCCGATCGGCGCCCACCACAGCGGGCACATGGGCGAAGACCCCAACGGCATCCCCAATAACCTGGTGCCTTACATCAGTCAGGTGGCGGTCGGCAGCCTGCAAGAGTTGTCGATTTTCGGCAACGATTACCCAACGGTCGATGGCACCGGCGTGCGCGATTACATCCACGTGGTCGATCTGGCGGACGGGCACTTGAAGGCGTTGCAGTCCATCTCGGAGCGCACCGGCATTCATACCTGGAACCTCGGCACCGGCGATGGCTACAGCGTGCTGCAAGTGCTCCACGCCTTCGAGCAGGCCTGTGGACAGCCGGTGCCGTATCGGATGATGCCGCGTCGCAGTGGTGATATTGCCGAGAGCTGGGCCGATGCCTCGAAAGCGGCAAAGGAACTCGGCTGGAAAGCCACGCGCAATTTGCAGGACATGGTCACCGATACCTGGCGCTGGCAATCGAACCATCCGCGCGGTTATCTCGAATGA
- the galU gene encoding UTP--glucose-1-phosphate uridylyltransferase GalU, giving the protein MIRKCLFPAAGYGTRFLPATKAMPKEMLPIVNKPLIEYAVEEARDAGLQHMAIVTGRGKRALEDHFDISYELEHQIRGTEKEKFLAGTRELIDTCTFSYTRQVEMKGLGHAILSGRPLIGDEPFAVVLADDLCLNLEGDGVLTQMIQLYKKFRCSIVAIQEVPADQTHKYGVIAGELISDGIYRVNHMVEKPAPQDAPSNLAIIGRYILTPDIFDLIADTQPGKGGEIQITDALMKQAQNGCVLAYKFKGMRFDCGDAEGYLQATNFCYDNVYLKGR; this is encoded by the coding sequence ATGATTCGTAAATGTTTGTTTCCCGCCGCCGGTTACGGCACGCGTTTCTTGCCGGCCACCAAAGCCATGCCGAAAGAAATGCTGCCGATCGTCAACAAGCCGTTGATCGAATACGCCGTCGAGGAAGCACGGGACGCCGGCCTGCAACACATGGCCATCGTCACCGGTCGGGGCAAGCGTGCGCTGGAAGACCACTTCGACATCAGCTACGAACTCGAACACCAGATCCGCGGCACCGAGAAAGAGAAGTTCCTCGCCGGCACCCGCGAACTGATCGACACCTGCACCTTCTCCTACACCCGTCAGGTGGAAATGAAGGGCCTGGGCCACGCGATTCTCAGCGGCCGTCCGCTGATCGGCGACGAACCTTTCGCCGTGGTGCTGGCCGATGACCTGTGCCTGAACCTTGAGGGGGACGGCGTACTGACGCAGATGATCCAGCTGTACAAGAAATTCCGCTGCTCGATCGTCGCCATCCAGGAAGTCCCGGCCGACCAGACTCACAAGTACGGGGTGATCGCCGGCGAGCTGATTTCCGATGGCATCTACCGGGTCAACCACATGGTGGAAAAACCGGCGCCGCAGGACGCTCCGTCGAACCTGGCGATCATCGGCCGCTACATCCTCACCCCGGACATCTTCGACCTGATCGCCGACACCCAACCGGGCAAGGGCGGCGAAATCCAGATCACCGACGCGCTGATGAAACAGGCGCAGAACGGCTGCGTGCTGGCCTATAAGTTCAAGGGCATGCGCTTTGACTGCGGCGACGCCGAGGGTTACTTGCAGGCGACCAATTTCTGCTACGACAACGTGTACCTCAAGGGCCGCTGA
- a CDS encoding mannose-1-phosphate guanylyltransferase, translating to MNMAQHSADIEREVGNLGVVSWLSRHQPLPSANESWLGSILLVERIGMFPSSGDIRRTLADPYPLLAHLKLRYAEQALEMDDRDGLKVIFSDWRFRVRLCCNEPAIIINVETRCATQLMPQKLAELLSQIEQFE from the coding sequence ATGAACATGGCACAACATTCAGCGGACATAGAACGGGAGGTGGGCAACCTCGGGGTGGTGAGCTGGCTGTCACGCCATCAGCCGTTGCCCAGCGCCAACGAGTCGTGGCTGGGCAGCATTCTGCTGGTGGAGCGCATCGGCATGTTTCCCTCGTCCGGCGACATCCGCCGGACGCTGGCGGATCCCTATCCCCTGCTCGCCCACCTGAAACTACGCTACGCCGAGCAGGCGCTGGAAATGGACGACCGTGACGGCCTGAAAGTGATTTTCAGCGACTGGCGATTCCGTGTGCGTCTGTGCTGCAACGAGCCGGCGATCATCATCAATGTGGAGACTCGTTGCGCTACGCAGTTGATGCCGCAGAAGCTCGCAGAGCTGCTGAGCCAGATCGAGCAATTCGAATAA
- a CDS encoding SGNH/GDSL hydrolase family protein, giving the protein MLAVNDAQPVAATVVEVGDARERFAQWREGKAGKVLSVSVIGDSYSAGQDFYLNKLVQRVAGEVGFAGPGYVGFNHGAALGGTHFKYTRSSKKYFAGDWQVSGLGQASPDSRTVTGKPGAWLQIDANPTPTIDTAVTQAKLLYLGNGESAEIRYRWTPAQDWKPLTLKGEGVQEVPLAGLSAAADWSFKLEVVKGAPTLFGLWMSNDQNGVRVSKLAASGAASADFYHQDPQWQVQWKAAVSKIPADIYLIMLGGNDQGFGVKPEQYLHNVQGLVAMIREIQPAASINLIMRQDTTRSSAYPMSAYAQVLQPWAQAQHLGYANLQCAFGPDVKRYAAAMIGPDKIHPKPATGGKVIADYFYRWIVSGINADSCDTTKPL; this is encoded by the coding sequence ATGTTGGCAGTGAATGACGCTCAACCCGTTGCGGCGACGGTGGTTGAGGTGGGCGATGCCCGCGAGCGTTTTGCGCAGTGGCGCGAAGGCAAGGCCGGCAAGGTGTTGTCGGTCTCGGTGATCGGTGACAGCTACAGCGCCGGGCAGGATTTCTACCTGAACAAACTGGTGCAGCGCGTGGCCGGGGAGGTCGGTTTTGCCGGCCCAGGTTATGTCGGCTTCAACCATGGTGCGGCGCTGGGCGGCACGCATTTCAAATACACCCGCAGCAGCAAAAAGTATTTCGCTGGCGACTGGCAGGTGTCCGGCCTCGGTCAGGCCAGCCCCGACAGCCGCACGGTGACCGGCAAGCCCGGCGCCTGGCTGCAGATCGACGCCAATCCGACACCGACCATCGACACCGCCGTCACCCAGGCGAAATTGCTCTACCTGGGCAACGGCGAGTCCGCAGAGATTCGCTACCGCTGGACACCCGCGCAAGACTGGAAACCGTTGACGCTCAAGGGGGAAGGCGTTCAGGAAGTGCCGCTTGCAGGTCTCTCTGCAGCGGCAGACTGGTCATTCAAACTGGAGGTCGTGAAGGGCGCGCCGACGTTGTTTGGCCTGTGGATGAGCAACGATCAAAACGGCGTGCGGGTATCGAAACTGGCGGCATCGGGCGCGGCATCTGCAGACTTCTATCACCAGGATCCGCAATGGCAGGTGCAGTGGAAAGCCGCCGTGTCGAAGATTCCCGCCGATATTTACCTGATCATGCTCGGCGGCAACGACCAGGGCTTCGGCGTCAAACCCGAACAGTATCTGCACAACGTTCAGGGCCTGGTGGCGATGATCCGCGAGATTCAACCGGCGGCGAGCATCAACCTGATCATGCGCCAGGACACTACACGTTCCAGTGCTTATCCGATGTCGGCGTATGCCCAGGTGCTACAGCCGTGGGCCCAGGCGCAACACCTGGGTTACGCCAACCTGCAATGCGCGTTTGGCCCTGACGTCAAACGTTATGCCGCCGCGATGATCGGCCCGGACAAGATTCATCCAAAGCCGGCCACGGGCGGCAAGGTGATTGCCGATTATTTCTATCGCTGGATCGTCAGTGGCATCAATGCGGACAGTTGCGACACGACAAAACCCCTGTAG
- a CDS encoding acyltransferase family protein, whose amino-acid sequence MSSKKKSLEIETLRGLACLLLVLYHVIGPLGGGLKIDIGSPFRVIADSMVYVRMPLFTFISGYIYSIYKIRGNDFSAFFSGKVRRLIVPLFCVGVPFSVLQAVGPGVNKDVGVIDALLSFWVPINHFWFLQAVFIIFMFVGLLEWRGMLRSMTRLYWLFAFAAGVFLLPPFKFDAFGINGAIYLLPFFVAGMIGQENVEALKQRFKVIGPLVFVLISLTLLYVAAIDRELIVDRRSLIGLTVGCVSCIALLSSDMRSKWLTWLGGYSYAIFLFHVLFAATSRFVLGRLGVKDESLLVLGGLTFGLLGPVVLSMIFSRFNVTSVLFLGERAAKKKLAASIAPVPANS is encoded by the coding sequence ATGTCGAGCAAGAAAAAGTCCTTGGAGATCGAAACCCTGCGCGGCCTGGCGTGCCTGCTGCTGGTGCTCTATCACGTCATCGGCCCGTTGGGCGGGGGGCTGAAAATCGATATCGGCTCGCCGTTCCGGGTGATCGCCGACTCCATGGTGTACGTGCGCATGCCGCTGTTCACCTTTATTTCCGGCTACATCTATTCCATCTACAAAATTCGCGGCAATGACTTTTCCGCGTTCTTCAGCGGCAAGGTGCGGCGGCTGATCGTGCCGCTGTTTTGCGTCGGCGTGCCGTTCTCGGTGTTGCAGGCGGTGGGGCCGGGGGTGAACAAGGACGTCGGGGTGATCGATGCGTTGTTGTCGTTCTGGGTGCCGATCAACCACTTCTGGTTCTTACAGGCGGTGTTCATCATTTTCATGTTCGTCGGCCTGCTGGAATGGCGCGGGATGTTGCGTTCGATGACGCGCTTGTATTGGCTGTTCGCGTTCGCCGCTGGGGTGTTTCTGCTGCCGCCGTTCAAGTTCGATGCGTTCGGCATCAATGGCGCGATTTATCTGCTGCCGTTTTTCGTGGCGGGGATGATCGGGCAGGAAAATGTCGAGGCGTTGAAGCAGCGGTTCAAGGTAATCGGGCCGCTGGTGTTTGTGTTGATTTCACTGACGCTGCTGTACGTGGCAGCGATTGATCGCGAGTTGATTGTCGATCGTCGCAGCCTGATCGGGTTGACCGTGGGGTGTGTGTCCTGCATCGCCTTGCTGTCGAGTGACATGCGTTCGAAGTGGCTGACCTGGCTGGGTGGCTACTCTTACGCGATCTTTTTGTTTCATGTGCTGTTCGCGGCGACTTCGCGGTTTGTCCTGGGGCGTCTCGGGGTGAAGGACGAGAGCCTGCTGGTGCTGGGGGGCTTGACCTTTGGCTTGCTGGGGCCGGTGGTGCTGTCGATGATTTTCAGTCGCTTCAATGTCACTTCGGTGCTGTTCCTGGGCGAGCGTGCGGCGAAGAAGAAACTGGCGGCGAGCATTGCTCCGGTGCCAGCCAATAGTTGA
- a CDS encoding polysaccharide biosynthesis C-terminal domain-containing protein, protein MIFRLLLRGGALGAKFLLVLAITHYLGYEALGFYGVVVAASLIASKFYSVGFSSEINRLISVGGSSRRVVDKVLLLYLAVGLVLSLVTVGIYSLFQQVEATTALILCVTLVLLTEHLSFEINSFVFSAQKATAGALLFFIKTGLWALLAVGGMMLDRVSGIASVLWLWVAANVLVIVAGYLIVVSVHKGRVSETLATATVWKAGLPFYFGTGLIALSQYAERFLIADLEPYASLGKYVYAWSAANTLQALSYAVVAVVGIPVLAKRFQADQQAFTVRQLFVNQWVMRSLVVSAAVAVLIYLFFNVVLDYVATSVPRPDNAILGVLIFSFALRAIGDIVWGGLIASKNSRVSFASAAICLLVSVPVSYLLIKHYSIYGAAWGNVFAIVVQLGVIALLTRATRAKGALAWG, encoded by the coding sequence ATGATATTTCGCCTGCTGCTGCGCGGCGGAGCTTTAGGCGCGAAGTTTCTGCTGGTGCTCGCCATCACCCATTACCTGGGCTACGAAGCGCTGGGGTTTTACGGGGTGGTGGTCGCGGCTTCGCTGATCGCCTCGAAGTTCTACAGCGTCGGTTTCAGTTCCGAGATCAATCGGCTGATCAGTGTCGGCGGCAGCTCGCGGCGAGTGGTCGACAAAGTCCTGCTGCTGTACCTGGCGGTCGGGCTGGTTTTGTCGTTGGTCACGGTGGGGATTTATTCACTGTTCCAGCAGGTCGAGGCGACCACGGCGCTGATCCTATGCGTGACGCTGGTGCTGCTGACCGAACACCTGTCGTTCGAAATCAACTCGTTCGTGTTTTCCGCGCAGAAAGCCACGGCGGGCGCGCTGCTGTTTTTCATCAAGACCGGGTTGTGGGCGTTGCTGGCAGTGGGCGGGATGATGCTCGACCGGGTGTCCGGCATCGCCAGTGTGCTGTGGCTGTGGGTCGCGGCCAACGTCTTGGTGATCGTCGCCGGTTACCTGATCGTGGTGAGCGTGCACAAGGGCCGCGTCAGCGAGACGCTGGCGACAGCGACCGTATGGAAAGCCGGGCTGCCGTTCTATTTCGGCACGGGGCTGATCGCGTTGAGTCAGTACGCCGAGCGCTTTCTGATCGCCGATCTCGAACCCTACGCCAGCCTCGGTAAATACGTGTATGCGTGGTCGGCGGCGAACACCCTGCAGGCGTTGTCCTATGCCGTGGTGGCGGTGGTCGGCATTCCGGTACTCGCCAAGCGCTTTCAGGCTGATCAACAGGCGTTCACGGTCCGGCAGTTGTTCGTCAACCAATGGGTGATGCGCTCGCTGGTGGTATCGGCGGCGGTGGCCGTGCTGATTTATCTGTTCTTCAACGTGGTGCTCGATTACGTCGCCACCAGCGTGCCGCGTCCGGATAACGCGATCCTCGGCGTGCTGATCTTTTCCTTTGCCCTGCGGGCCATCGGCGACATCGTCTGGGGCGGTTTGATCGCCTCGAAAAACAGTCGAGTGTCATTCGCCAGCGCGGCGATCTGTCTGCTGGTGTCGGTGCCGGTCAGCTACCTGCTGATCAAGCACTATTCGATTTATGGCGCGGCGTGGGGCAATGTCTTCGCGATCGTCGTGCAGCTTGGCGTGATTGCTCTGTTGACCCGGGCGACCCGTGCAAAAGGGGCACTGGCATGGGGTTGA